Within the Paracoccus everestensis genome, the region GATCCGGCGCAGAAGATGATCTTTGCCTGGATGCCCTGGATCTTCATGTTCATGCTGGGCGGTTTCGCCTCGGGCCTGGTGCTTTACTGGATCACCAACAACCTGATCACCTGTGTGCAACAGTACACGATCATGTCCATGCACGGCCACCGGCCCGACCTGTTCGGCAACATCAAGGCGGCGATCCCGTCGCGGCCCAAGAAGGACAGCAAGTGACCGCGACCCTGGCCCATATCCGCCGCCATCCGATCAAGTCGGTCGGCGGAGAAGGGCTGGACCGCGTCGCCCTGTCTGCGGCGCGCCGCCTGCCCGGCGACCGTGAATGGGCTGTGCTGACGGATGCGGGTGAACGCAACGCTCAGGCCAGCCAGACGGCAGGCGAGCCTGACCGCTGGCTGCCAAAGTCCTGCTTCCTGCGCGGCGTGTCCTCGCCGCAGGTGCAGGCGATCAGCGGGGGGTGGAATGGTGACGCCCTGGTCCTGCGCCAGCCTTCGCAGGCCGACCTGACCATCAACCCGGAAACCGAAGGTGATCGCCTGGTTGAATGGCTGCGCCCGCTGTGGCCCGCGAATGCCCCCGCCCCCACCCGGCTGGTGCGGGGTGCGGCCATCTGGACCGACCAGAAATGGCCCTGGATCTCCATCCTGTCGCTGGCAAGCCTTGCAGACCTGGAAGCACGCACGGAACAGACCCTGGGCATCCACCGCTGGCGCGGCAACCTGTGGGTGGATGGCTGGCACCCCTGGACCGAGCGCGATCTGATCGGCCACATCATCAGCATCGGCGATGTGGAACTGCGCGTGACGGCCCAGATCGGTCGCTGCGAGGCCACCAGCGCCGATACGGACACCGGAGAACGCGACATCGACATGCTGGCCACGCTGGAACAACTTCACGGCCATACCGATTTCGGCATCTTCGCCGAGGTCGTGACCGGCGGCACCATTGCCCTGGGTGACGAGGTGACGGCATGAAGGTCGCCTTTCCCGTCGCCCCCGAACCCGATGCCGACAGCGCCGAGGCCGCGCGCCTGCTGTTCGCCGGCCCGGTAGATTTCCTCAAGGGCGTGGTCGCCATGGACGGCCTGCCCCCTGCCGACCGCCCCGAGGTCTGCTTTGCCGGCCGCAGCAACGTGGGCAAGTCCAGCCTGATCAACGCCCTGACCGGCCGCAAGGGCATTGCGCGGGCGTCCAACACGCCGGGCCGCACGCAGGAAATCAACTATTTCACCTTGGGTGAACACAGCTATCTGGTGGACTTGCCCGGTTATGGCTTTGCCAAAGCGCCGGTGGCGGTTGTCGCCAAATGGCAGGCGCTGCTGAAGAACTACCTCGCCGGACGCCCGACATTGCGCCGCGCCTTCTGCCTGATCGATTCGCGCCACGGCGTAAAGCCCGTGGACCACGAGATCATGACCCTGCTGGACCGGTCCGCCGTTCCTTTCCAGGCGGTCCTGACCAAGATCGATAAGCTGGGGCCGAACGCCCTCCAGCCGGTGATCGACCAGGTCGAGGCAGAGTTGCAGAAACATCCTGCCGCCTTCCCCCAGATCGTCGTCACCTCATCCGACAAGGGCCAGGGCATCACGACCCTGCGCGCGATCATAGCCGGTCTGGACTGATCCGCTGATGCGTCCTAGGGTCCGCCCGTCACACAGGGGCCAAGGATGAGAAAGCAGAACATGAACCGCGACTGGACCGCCACCGCCAGAACCCTGTCCGAGGCCCTGCCCTATCTGCAACGCTATTCCGGCGCTGTCGTCGTCGTGAAGTTCGGCGGCAATGCCATGGGCGACGACGACGCCATGGCCGAATTCGCCCGCGACATCGTATTGATGAAGCAGGTCGGCATGAACCCGGTCGTCTGCCACGGCGGCGGCCCGATGATCAATGAATTGCTGGCCCGGCTGGGCATTGAAAGCACCTTCGTGCGCGGCAAGCGCGTCACCACCAAGGAAACGGTGGAAGTGGTGGAGATGGTCCTGTCGGGCCTTGTCAACAAACGCATCGTCCAGGCCATCAACGACGCGGGCGGCCGCGCGGTCGGCATCAGCGGCAAGGACGACGACCTGATGGTCTGCGAGGTGGACGATCCCGAACTGGGCTTTGTCGGACGCCCGATCGAGATGAATGTCCAGATCATCCGCGACCTTTACAAGGCGGGCCTGATCCCTGTCATCGCCCCCGTCGCCACCGGCATGGCCGACAACGAAACCTTCAATGTCAACGGCGACACCGCGGCGGGCGCGATCGCGGGTGCCCTGCGCGCTGACCGGCTGCTGCTGCTGACCGACGTGGCAGGCGTCAAGGATGCCAATGGCGAGGTTCTGACCCAGATCCACCCCGACCAGGTGCGCCAGATGATCGCGGACGGCACCATTGCGGGCGGCATGATCCCCAAGACCGAAACCGCCCTGAAGGCATTGGAGGAAGGCGTGCGCGCCGTGGTGATCCTGGATGGACGGGTGCCGAACGCCAGCCTTCTGGAACTGTTCACCGAACATGGGGCGGGCAGCCTGATCCGGTCCACGCCGCCTTCCACCCGTCCGCGCGGGCTGCGCCAGGGCGAAGCGTCCCTGTAAAGACCACGCCTTGCCGAACGCGCGGGGTAATGGCAGGCTGCGCTCAGCTTGGCAAGAAACAGGGACAGATCGCATATGACACCGCTTGGACATCGACGGCTGATCCTGACGCGCCACGCCAAATCGGCCTGGGATGATCCGAACCTGGCCGATCATGACCGCCCGCTGAACGACCGAGGCCGCCGGTCCGCGCTCGCGCTTGGCGACTGGATGGCGTCGCGCGGCTATGAACCCGAGGAAGTTTTGTGTTCGTCTGCGGCCCGTACCCAGGAAACCTGGGCCACCATCGCCAGCGCCCCCCTGGAGGTTCGCCCCCTGCTGCGGATCGAGGCCGGGCTTTACCAGGCTGGCCCCGAAAAAATGCTGTCGATCCTGAAGACCGCGATGCATCCAACGGTGATGATGCTGGGCCACAACCCCGGCATTTCCGAATTGGCGGCACTGCTGCCCGCGCGCCTGCCGCTGGATCCCGATTTCCGCCGTTATCCCACCGGCGCGACCCTGGTCGTGGATTTCCAGGTGGACAGCTGGTCCCAGGTCGAGCCTGGCCAGGGCAGCGTCATGGATTTCGTGCGCCTCGACGGACGCAACTGAACCCTTCCACTTTGGCTTGAATATCCCACAGGGGGTCCGGGGGACGTGAAGTCCCCCGGGCTGCCGTCAGTGTCCCAGGATCTGTGACAGGAACAGCTTGGTCCGTTCCGACTTGGGATTGTTGAAGAACTCGTAAGGCTCGTTCTGTTCGACGATCTGGCCCTGGTCCATGAAGATCACCCGGTTGGCGACCGCCTGGGCAAAGCCCATCTCATGCGTGACGCAGATCATCGTCATCCCCTCCTCGGCCAGCGCGATCATCGTGTCCAGAACTTCCTTGATCATCTCGGGGTCGAGGGCGGATGTCGGTTCGTCGAACAGCATGATCTTGGGCTGCATGCACAGCGACCGTGCGATGGCCACG harbors:
- a CDS encoding MOSC domain-containing protein, coding for MTATLAHIRRHPIKSVGGEGLDRVALSAARRLPGDREWAVLTDAGERNAQASQTAGEPDRWLPKSCFLRGVSSPQVQAISGGWNGDALVLRQPSQADLTINPETEGDRLVEWLRPLWPANAPAPTRLVRGAAIWTDQKWPWISILSLASLADLEARTEQTLGIHRWRGNLWVDGWHPWTERDLIGHIISIGDVELRVTAQIGRCEATSADTDTGERDIDMLATLEQLHGHTDFGIFAEVVTGGTIALGDEVTA
- a CDS encoding SixA phosphatase family protein, yielding MTPLGHRRLILTRHAKSAWDDPNLADHDRPLNDRGRRSALALGDWMASRGYEPEEVLCSSAARTQETWATIASAPLEVRPLLRIEAGLYQAGPEKMLSILKTAMHPTVMMLGHNPGISELAALLPARLPLDPDFRRYPTGATLVVDFQVDSWSQVEPGQGSVMDFVRLDGRN
- the argB gene encoding acetylglutamate kinase produces the protein MNRDWTATARTLSEALPYLQRYSGAVVVVKFGGNAMGDDDAMAEFARDIVLMKQVGMNPVVCHGGGPMINELLARLGIESTFVRGKRVTTKETVEVVEMVLSGLVNKRIVQAINDAGGRAVGISGKDDDLMVCEVDDPELGFVGRPIEMNVQIIRDLYKAGLIPVIAPVATGMADNETFNVNGDTAAGAIAGALRADRLLLLTDVAGVKDANGEVLTQIHPDQVRQMIADGTIAGGMIPKTETALKALEEGVRAVVILDGRVPNASLLELFTEHGAGSLIRSTPPSTRPRGLRQGEASL
- the yihA gene encoding ribosome biogenesis GTP-binding protein YihA/YsxC; translation: MKVAFPVAPEPDADSAEAARLLFAGPVDFLKGVVAMDGLPPADRPEVCFAGRSNVGKSSLINALTGRKGIARASNTPGRTQEINYFTLGEHSYLVDLPGYGFAKAPVAVVAKWQALLKNYLAGRPTLRRAFCLIDSRHGVKPVDHEIMTLLDRSAVPFQAVLTKIDKLGPNALQPVIDQVEAELQKHPAAFPQIVVTSSDKGQGITTLRAIIAGLD